From one Lycium barbarum isolate Lr01 chromosome 6, ASM1917538v2, whole genome shotgun sequence genomic stretch:
- the LOC132645615 gene encoding digalactosyldiacylglycerol synthase 2, chloroplastic, which produces MEKKQNISIFTTASIPWLTGTAVNPLFRAAYLAKDGRMKVTLVVPWLPLIDQEHLFPNNITFDSHLEQEKYVRQWVEERTGFASNFNILFYPGKFSIDKRSILALGDITVIIPDDEADIAVLEEPEHLTWYHHGKRWKEKFRLVVGIVHTNYWEIVRRERNLLVALLIKYINGWVVDIYCHKVIRLSAATQELPRSVVCNVHGVNPKFLEIGLKTREKQQNDNQAFKKGVYYIGKKLWNKGYKELLDLLRDHQKELSEFEIDLYGSGEDSAEIEVAAKKLELAVRVHPGRDHADPLFHDYKVLLNPSTTDVVCTTSAEALAMGKIVVCANHPSNEFFMQFPNCRTYDDGDGFVKAIHKALADEPAPLTDAQRYELSWDAATERFLKAAELDTLSTKKQSKTTISEPFLSASLNLTKKLEDASALVHFVGTGFLSSQPDEEQCKELGLEVPPKKTGFSSGKWI; this is translated from the exons ATGGAGAAGAAACAGAACATTTCCATATTTACTACTGCAAGCATCCCATGGCTGACTGGAACAGCTGTCAATCCTCTGTTTCGTGCGGCCTATCTTGCAAAAGATGGTAGGATGAAGGTCACTTTGGTTGTTCCCTGGCTGCCTTTGATAGATCAGGAACACTTGTTTCCCAATAATATCACATTCGATTCACACTTGGAGCAGGAAAAGTATGTCCGCCAATGGGTGGAAGAGAGGACTGGATTTGCGTCGAATTTTAATATACTTTTTTATCCTGGAAAG TTCTCTATAGATAAAAGGAGCATTCTTGCTTTGGGCGATATTACAGTAATTATACCAGATGACGAAGCAGATATTGCAGTCCTTGAGGAGCCTGAGCATCTTACATGGTATCATCACGGGAAGAGATGGAAAGAAAAATTTCGCCTGGTTGTAGGAATTGTTCACACCAATTATTGGGAGATTGTCAGGAGAGAAAGGAACTTATTGGTAGCACTTCTGATAAAGTACATTAATGGCTGGGTAGTTGATATATATTGCCACAAG GTCATCCGGCTATCTGCAGCAACTCAGGAACTACCGAGATCTGTGGTCTGCAATGTGCATGGAGTTAATCCAAAGTTCCTTGAAATTGGGCTGAAAACAAGAGAGAAGCAGCAAAATGATAACCAAGCTTTCAAGAAAGGTGTCTACTACATTGGTAAGAAACTGTGGAACAAGGGGTACAAGGAGCTACTTGATCTTTTACGTGATCATCAAAAGGAACTTTCTGAATTTGAGATCGATTTATATGGTAGTGGTGAGGATTCTGCTGAAATTGAGGTGGCAGCTAAGAAGTTGGAATTGGCAGTTAGGGTTCATCCTGGACGTGATCATGCGGATCCTTTATTTCACGA ctaTAAGGTGCTCCTTAATCCAAGTACCACGGATGTAGTTTGTACAACCTCAGCTGAAGCATTAGCGATGGGCAAGATAGTTGTATGCGCGAACCATCCGTCAAATGAATTCTTCATGCAGTTCCCAAATTGTCGAACATATGATGATGGTGATGGATTCGTTAAAGCTATACACAAGGCATTGGCTGATGAACCTGCCCCCTTGACTGATGCACAAAGGTATGAGCTTTCTTGGGACGCAGCAACCGAGCGCTTTCTGAAGGCAGCAGAGCTGGATACTCTATCAACAAAGAAGCAATCGAAGACTACTATTTCAGAGCCTTTTCTCTCTGCATCACTGAACTTAACCAAAAAACTCGAGGATGCATCAGCATTAGTACACTTCGTAGGGACTGGATTTCTGAGCTCACAACCTGATGAAGAGCAATGTAAAGAACTCGGCTTGGAAGTTCCTCCAAAGAAAACCGGATTTTCTTCTGGAAAATGGATCTAA
- the LOC132645616 gene encoding uncharacterized protein LOC132645616 gives MLMGHAEGVPKLGSSTNLLLSDPESESDGDEEADTPEKILYMASFDELGAKSVQYDTIIWFSISLLLVLAWGVGIIMLLYLPIRRYVLKKDISSRKLYVTPDEIVYKVSRPSFIPFWGDIKVEKHVPLPLVIDIIIEQGCLQAMFGLHTFRVESIACGKAAPVDELQVQGVHNPGLLRKVIVTEASKVIHVGRSWRPVVQGGDGDSIARTETLTGLKLF, from the exons ATGTTGATGGGACATGCAGAAGGGGTTCCAAAACTAGGTTCGTCGACAAATTTACTTCTTTCTGATCCTGAATCAGAGTCGGACGGAGACGAAGAAGCTGATACTCCtgagaaaatactatacatggcTTCTTTTGATGAACTTGGAGCGAAAAGTGTTCAGTATGACACTATAATATGGTTTTCTATATCGTTGCTGCTGGTTTTAGCTTGGGGGGTTGGAATAATTATGTTACTCTATCTACCCATTCGAAGATATGTGCTTAAAAAGGATATTTCGTCACGCAAACTTTACGTTACTCCAGATGAAATTGTTTACAAG GTCTCAAGACCTTCATTTATACCGTTTTGGGGAGACATAAAAGTTGAAAAGCACGTTCCTCTTCCTTTAGTGATAGATATCATTATTGAGCAAG GCTGCTTGCAGGCAATGTTTGGACTACACACCTTCAGAGTTGAAAGTATAGCTTGTGGAAAAGCTGCACCAGTTGATGAACTACAGGTGCAAGGTGTACATAATCCTGGACTCCTAAGGAAG GTCATCGTAACTGAAGCATCAAAGGTCATACATGTTGGAAGGAGTTGGAGACCTGTGGTTCAAGGTGGTGATGGTGACAGTATTGCTCGTACGGAGACTTTAACTGGGCTCAAGCTGTTTTGA